Within the Telopea speciosissima isolate NSW1024214 ecotype Mountain lineage chromosome 4, Tspe_v1, whole genome shotgun sequence genome, the region CCACGATTAATATATTTATCGTCTATTCATcagaaaacttttttttctttcacccaaCAACATACTCTTTGGTATTATcgatatgggaaaaagaactctgtccgggagtatgACTAAGccaacactctctctctctctctctctctcatatgaaaagacTCATCTGCCCCCTGGGaatgttggcgtaggccacactcccgcaTCAAAAAAGGCTTGACCGTTAATTCTCCGAATTCCACCAAATTTGTGTGTATGAAGAAGGAATGAGATGTTTGTACTTTCTCTGTTCAACCACAAGCCTAATGCAGTATAATTCTCTCCATAATTGGATGGTCCAAGCGCCATTATCTCATTTAAAGGGACTTTCTTTTGTTCTCCCATCATGAAGCATTGAagtttttgaaggcccacaagaaGCAACATCACCTCGCATGTCTTGCAAGAGCCTATGCCTTTCTTCGCTATGTAAATAGAGGGCCGGAATAAGTGCCAGACCCTCAACAAAAGAATGGATTAAGGTAAAAGAGTATTATTATCAGGGACGCTAGGCTTTGGAATTTCTCCCGCTCCTTTGACCTTTGCCAATCAGATTTCCAAAACAAGCAAGAGGATGAAACAACACACAATTTGATCCATAAGTTGACCGAGTCGGAGTCTTGGaattttcaaagaaattttgTGTGGCTCCGATCTCTCGTTAAAATATTATTAGAGCTACGACTCACGCTTTATCATGGATGCTGGTACAACAAAGTTAAGGGATCAAACAAAGTTTGCAAACTTCATTACGTCTAAAAGGTGCGGGTTATCACCGTTATTGTgtgtcttcctcttcctttgaaTTCAAAGTTTAATTGGCATTGGTACCGCCCCGGTTGATATTTTTAACGTGAATGAAATTGATCCAGCGTTTTCAACATTGGTCATAAATTTTCTATTCTAACTAATAattaaaagggggaaaaaaacgcTACTTAGTCGCGTGGctcctacacccagacacaatAGCGTGAGAAAGAACCACCCAACCGGTCTGCCCTTCATGAAATCAAATatcacatctatgttgatgcctctGTGTACACTATCATTGGTCCCCACGCTGGTGCAGATGCTACATAATCAAACAACGATTTCTtgtcctaattttttttttttttaaataaataagaaaaagaaaaaaagaaaagaaaagagaaaaagactAGGCACACTGCTTGCATACCACGATTATGGAGAGTGATTCTTCGAGAAGAGAACTCAACTTGGATTCCCCAGGAGCTGAAGAAGCCTTTGTTGTAAGCTTTATCAAATACTTTCCCCCCTGTAGTTGTTGAATCGCAGCCGGGTGTCATAAACGATTCTTGCAATGATAGCTTGAGGGGGCTCTATGGTGCTGGAGTGAAGTCTAGCATTAAGCGCCATCCATATTCTGTAGATAACAGACAGAGAGGCTGAACTTCTTGACTAGTTGGGGTGGTTGGTTGCCTTTGAAGTGAAGAAGCAGCCAAGAGATTTCCTCATTCTAGGTGACCGTGAGATCCCTGGGATAAAATTTCTTCATTCCAACCAAGAGATTTCCTCATTCGGGTATGACTAGGGTTTTAATTCATGGTATGGGATCGGGTATTAGCTTATTCTGAAATCGATAATACTGATACATATCAACCATATTTAGTCGGATCGGATGATTTAACCCCTCAAGATTCCAATACTTTATTCAGGATGCGCGCCAGGCACACATCCCTTCACACCCAATGACCCAGTGCCTTTGGATGTCTCCCTAGGCACTCCCTGGGCGTTGGGGTCTCTGGAGAGTAGCCCTGGGGGTGGTGTTTCCTATCCTAGGCTCCTAGCCCACAACCTATGCATTCAGCggagagcagcagcagcactcAACGGCTTCTTCTCTCTTGTTTTCACCGAGCTTTAATTGGTGttcatttttactttttagCTTGGTAATCCTTTGGAACTCTGATTAATTTCGGTTTCACTTCAATTTATTGACTAGTTGTAACTTATTCTCTcctgtttttcttgtttcataTCCCTTGTTCTGTGTGTATCTGCCCTTgcttttctttcacaatttTAACATCAAAATCGTGAATCTtccatattttctttttgcaaTCTCGAAAAGCCCCAAGAAGTTATAAATCTCCCCTGCATTTTCGTCTGCTTAAAACTGAAATTGTTGTCTTTTGTCAGCCAAAAAAGTCTCCTTCGTGCTTCCCTCTGCAGTGGGAGAGCACAGGAGACCAATGGTGGTACGCCTCCCCTTTCGACTTGGCTGCTGCCAACAGCCACCATGACCTAATCCGGGAGCTCCTCCACCTCGATACCAACCTAGTCAGTAAGCATACCTTCCTCAGGCGAATTTACTGCCTTCAGACTGGGAGTGTGGGACAACGAAACCCAATTCGGTGTCACTGATACATTTTATGTTGCTGCTAGGAGCAGGAATTCCATGGGTGTTCAGGCTCCTCTTAGATTTCAGGGGAAAATGGAAGAACAGCCAAAGGagattccttcagttattagGTAGGAGGAGATGAACAGGATTGTTCATGATACAGTTAAAGGAGATAAATTGGAGATCCTCAGGGATCTTGCGGATTGCACTAATGTCTGGGCTTATAGGGATCATCGACCATTAGGGTTCGTGTGATTTGGGATAGTTGTAGAGATTGGAGGGGAAGTTAAAGGGCTGAGCATCGTGAGGCCTTCAACACCACAAGAGAATGAAAGAAGGGGGGGATGATGGTGTGCTCTGCATttaagagagatcacaagagggtgAGTTGGTGTGACCATGAGCCTGCCGTCGCTGTCGCTGTGAGGGAACGAACAGAAAGGGCAGGGGGCGTGAGAGCCAGATGATGCCACCTTATTGTATTTGAAGTACAAAAAAGGTAAAGTAACAAATTTGGTTTGTAACTTTCTTGGTTACACCTAACCCTTTaattatggggaaaaaaaaaagccacCCGGTTGCACCAGACACACCACCCCTGCGCCCTGACAGGGTTTTAAAACAGGAATCCGAGACGGAATCAGTCAGTGAATTCCAATCCTGATTGGAATCAGCCGCAATTGATTCTCAAGAACTCTAGAATCAGTTCTCAGATCCCAGAACAGGGAGtatctagggtttttgggtgtgaatcAGCTGCATTGGATTGATGGAAATCGTGGTCAGCCACGGGCGATTCCGATCCGAATCAGCCAATTTACCGATCTGATTcctgatttttaaaaccctgctaAAAAATGGAAACAGACCCGATTCATCTCGGATAACACAATGAATTGTAATCATCAGCAAATCGAAAAACTGAACTGTCAATTCGAATTGAGCTGAGAACCATCTAAGCAGGAAAGAAATAATAGGAGTGTCATccaaacagagaagaaacaatTACCTAACAAACATTAAGTTAACAAAATTGTATTTTTTCGCCTGAACCTCTAGGCTTCAGAAGCCCTACGCTAAGCAGTACAGACCACTACTCCAAGGGAAGAACAGGAACATCTTCCACAAACTACAAATGCTAGGCAGGGCCTCATCAGCTGTTTTGTCCCAAAACTACCTCAATATTAAGACTCCACAAAAATGCCACAGAGCCTAGCACTAGTTCAAAGAGGACAAGCTTCTCCTTCACAACTAAATGCAAGTCAAACTAGcctcacttcttcttcttagacTTGGAGAGCGACTGAGCATATGCAGTTCCCtgttgaaaaagaaaagtaaaatggAAGAATGAGGAAGTTGGCTAAATGCACAATAAATATCTTAATTTTATCCAGGACTTCATATAAAAGCAGAATGGAAACAAACATCAGAACATCATTGTTGGCATTCTGTGGGGGAAGGATGATGCACAAGCACAAAAAATTgtgtaagatttttttttgttccagaTGGTATAAATTACTAACCTGCAACCATTCATCCATGGATGCATCTGTAGTCCCAGTACCCACTTCAACCTTCTGTGCCCTCTTTGTTTTCTGCATAAAAGATTCATATTAGCatggttttgttttatttacGGAAGAATGCATTCAAAAGGTAAAACATGTAGAAAACTAACTTCCTattaatcaaagaagaaaaatcttTATGGCCGGATCAGAACTCTTAATAATGGCACTTTTTCCCTACTTCGGAACCAGAGGGTTTTAAATATCTATTTTAAGTATGGAAGAACTACTCTTTctttggatttttgttttgacAGACAAAATTTCATAAGAAATAATCAAGCTACTGCACAACAGGTGGAGAAAACTCCTCAAAATCCCAAAACAAACAGCAAAGACTACACTCTCAGCCCTCCACCACCAATCCCCcatcccccccaccccccaaaaaaaaaaaaaccaactacAAATCTGATGGGTCCTTTTCAAATGCATTAGGGTTTCAACTTTAAAACCTAATGGTCTTCATCTAAATGAGATAGCTTTCAGGCCTTGGAGATATAGTGAAAAACTTTGACATCCTTCACCACAAATCCCTTGAAGACAATAATGTGCAAAAACTATTACACTTTACTCAACATGCTTGAGCATGTGAGTTAGGAGAAAAGCCTGGTCCATCATAGCCATCcacaaaactgaaaaaaataGAGAGGACATGGTTTAACCTTGCATCAGTGAACATTGTTCTTTTATTGCAAAGCTGGAGTCTACACCAAATATTTTGCTAAAACTAATATCTTCTGGAGATGGGATTCACCAAATGTACAGAAAATCCCCCTTTGCCATGTTTATAGAAGAGATACCATCAGCCTAGAAGTACATTCGGGAACTTTACAATAGCCTATTACATGCTACACAATGCGGTAGCAACACCTTTAGGCCACAAGAATAAAGTACAAATACAACCTAATCCTCTAGATCAAGAAATATAAGCAAGCACCCATCATCAAAAAATGAAGTGGCAACACcaaaagaggttttttttttttttttcccgataATGTATCAAAGAGGGAAACATTGATATGGTAGAATCTGAATTAGACATCTGGCAGAAAATCCACAAAGCTCAATACGTTACAAGAAAACAAAGATCAATTACCTAATGCACCTCCACAGATATTAGAAATTTATTCACAAGcaataaattaagaaaaatataacatGAAATGCAGAATACAGTTTAGTTTACTTACCTTTGAGAGGCTTTGGATTTGACCATACATCCACAACCCACAAAGGCCAACAAGGGCAACTCCTAGTGTAACAAGGAAAACAGACTCAATGCTGAGAAAGCCACTGGCCTCAACAACTTCAATAGTTCCATTGTAGAATGTGCTCTGGTATGGTTGCTGATCAATCTCATAAATAATTGTACCTACAAGATCAAATGCTCCAGGCTGCGACCAAAAATTAAATGCTTAAGATCAAGCTGTGGATGGTAAGTAACCAATGCTGATCAAGAAAAACCCATGCGTAAACACCTacacccccccaccccaaaaaaaaaaaaccaaaacaaaacaaaagaataaaaaaaggaagatgCTTCATACCTGCAAGTATTTGTTAACAGCAAAAATGTATGGGAAAGTAGCCTGAGCTGAAGGTGGCACAGATGCATTGTTGAAAACCTGAAATTACAATCAGAATATGTATAACCATGCTAACCAAGATGATGAATTATGATAATCTAACCAGATTGACTTCTAAAAATGATCTCTTACAAGGAAccctgatgcagataagtcaccttacgggcttattttattggaaataaaccTTGGTTTAAGTTATGTATGTTttaggcctttgatcccatgtgttttcattgtaatgggtcactttaatgagcctaaaatatgggtagaaggtaggcatacgggattaagcTTAGTTAGAtagttctttttaattttaagttgaTTAATAGGCATTGAATTTCCTCACCCCTGCGTGAGAAGGTTCCCTCTTATGCTTCTTATTTATGTTGCTTAGCAATAGGATTTTACTTTCCTCTTCAGATTACGAATATGCTTTAGTTTTTATAAACAGCTTGTAATGAGCCAAGGCTTCATACGATTTATGATGAATAAAttttgaagttttcttcaatGGATATCCTTGGAGGGCAGTGAGATTTTGTACCATGTTGGTGAGAAGCCTTAGTTATCCTTCTCTTATACTCCGTTTTACAGTAAACAAGGTACTGATTTGAATCTTCTATCAATTGATCCTTCTGTGTCTAGTTTGATTCTTCGGATTCAAGCGGTTCTAATCTTAATCTTCAATTTCTATTCCTAAGCATTCTGTTCTAGTTGGATTTCATCATTGATTATCTGATTTTATAGCCTGCGGTTACCCTGTTTTAGCATTATTTTCAGTCTGATTTGCTTAATCACCTGAGACTGATCTGTCCATCAGATCAGGGTAGGACTTGGAGGCATTCAAGGCCTCCCAAATACAATCCTCGACCAGGGTTAAATGAAGATCAGAGCTTCTGACCTGCTGCTATTGATTTTCTCTCAAACCTGTCCTGTTTTTAATTTGAGATCTGAATATTGTCTTATTACTTTAAATCCAGCCATTAGTTTTGAATATCATATTTTGGGGATTGAATTAGCCTAATAAGAGTTACACTCGACTCGACCAGCTTTATAGGCTGATCTGACTCTTTGATTTAGTAATTTGATTCTGAATATCAAAGTTCCTGGATTTTCAATTTCGTATTTGATTCATCTTTAATTACTCTTAATCTGACTGGTAGATCATTGCTGTATTCTGGGGACCATCTATTCTAATTGTTAGTGAGTGATTGTCAAagtttgaccttcatctgagaAAGTTGAGTTTTGTTGACTTTTTTGATTTGGGTGCTTGGGATCCTGTAAGAGGGGTGTTTAGCCTGAACCTAGGATTCATCCTACTTACCAGTTACCCCTCCCCCCCGCCCCCCACCAGACCAACTCAAGACAGAGTTCTCTTAAGCGACAAAATTGTACTCATGCAGAAAGGAGATACAAAGTTGCACCCGAAAAGAACAAGCCATGTTCATGCTAGATAGATCATCTCCCACAGAATGTAGCATTTATCAGAATGAAGTGAAGGTATACTGGAGTTAGAAAAGCCATTTTGCAGATTTTTAGACGGGGAGGAAATGGAGAGCCAGAATGTATAAACCTATCAACCACCATCAATCATTTCATGACTAGGACATACTGgccttcatggctatagaccaACCATTCTCCTGAAGATTACAAGCTCATTTGGCCACAAAATTAATTCCAAATTTTATATCATTCTACCAATTCCAATGTTGGCTTCTATGAGGAATCTAGGCAAGATTCTGACTTTGAAGTTAACATCATCCTTTCAGCTCTACCGTGTGTTCACCCTACACTTTCTGACAGCCAAAATGAATAATACTTGCCACAATAAAACCCAAAGTATTAATTCCAAGGAGAAAAAAGGGGTAATGAATCTAGAAAACAAATTCCTTTCCACAAATCTTAAAAACAAATCCAAGCCTTCTACAATATAGATAACAATAGTACCTCCACAACAAAGAAGGGGGAGAGGAGACGAGAGGgcagaaagaacaagaagaaaagcaGATGACTTCAGCTGTACTGCACTTAACCCCAAACTTTCCTGACAGCAGAGGAGCACAaccaaaatcaatttaataCTTACCATAGGAGGCCCAAAGTATTAActtaaaagagagaagaaacacTAAAGGGGGATGAACAATTCAGGACAAACTTGGAAAACAAATCCCTAGTCTCTTATAACATGGCTGGTcatgtggaggagagagaaaaggagaatttttttattattagaattgACAGATTCTTTAGCCGATCCAAGAAAAATGGATCCAATTGGGAGAATCGACCAGTTCTTGGCCGACCCGACCAATTTGGATcggaaataaaagaacacccaATAATTTATTCGGTATCATATATTATTTCCTGCTTTTGGTCTTATTCTTTTTGTCTTAATTGATAACTGATGTTAATTTACATTATGCAAGTGAAGGAGACAACAGGATTGGAAATTCAAAAATTATGAATCTGGAATCTTTTGGGTTTCGGAGCTGTTTGAAGGATACATTTGACATAGCTTGAAATTCTTTATAGGAAACTTAACACTAACCTTGTTTGCGTGTTATGTTTCTGGCTCTATGATCTATATATTTGCATTTTTTATAGATAGATAAACAATATATAATATGAAAAAATTGTGCATGTTGATGGGAGGCAGAGGAAGCAGAATTAAACAGCAAAAAAGGAGTTCttagacagagagagagagagagagagagacattagAATCCCGTCTGCGCTATAAACACAGAGCAACATTTCTAATGTTTATTCATCAAATTAATGATATTACCAGTCAAAAAATTGGGTGGAGAAGACTACCTTAAACATTTGTTGTGTGCActttttttggagggggttAAGTgatgcagtagcatatacttagttggaccagcatgacccAATTTGGAAGCCCAGAACCAAGGAAAACCAGGTCCAAACCTAGATTTTTCAATAGGGGAATTTATGGAATTGTCTTTTGTATcaggttatttttgtaatttcatttttactattattattatgtcTGTCAGCTATGGTAGGAGACAAATTCCAACTTCCAGGCTAGTTtgaatttgtttcaattttaaattATGATTGGGAgtagttagtttttttattctatATTATATAATGCATGTAACCATCGAACAAATGGGCATAATCAAGTTGATTGAATGAAATATTGAGTTTTCCACTCACGGTTGTGGAGCTGCAAGTCTTACTAGTTGACGATTTCTATTCTCTCTTCTAGGCTTAGTTGTGATCCATCCCTCTTTTTCCCCACCTTTATTCTTCTTATCTCCTAATATTCTTGCTATTGTTTTCCCTGATTCTGTACCTGCAGTAGTGTTGGTCTGAGAAGAGTTCACTGGAACTCCATCACTTCAAACTCAGATCGAACTGAAAGTTTGGGAAATAGCTTTCCCCACTAACGCGACCCAAATCCTTGAATCCTGGTCCTCACAAGCAACTCTGCTGTGAGAACCAAACCTGGTATCACCGCTGAACCTGCTGCAACCTCCTGGTAGTATTTGTATAGTTATATTTGATTTCCCTACCATCTATCATGATTGCTTGTGATTGTGAATTCAGTAGGTCTTTGAGATTGTGACCTTCCCCTGAAGTTTATCCTATTCACAACCCAAATCAGTGAGTTCTCTCACCCAAAGCTGGTTTTGTCACCCTTACCATTACAGTCGAGAGGAAGGAGATAAATTTTACTTACTAATAATTAAGGCCAAATTTTCTAGTAATGGTTACCTGTTCTgagttctttattatttcactccACTCTTGAGATTTAATTTCATAAAAGCCCCCTACCTTGATTTAATTACTTTAACGTCCCAAATTCTATTTaccttttctaaaaagggtgTTAGATTTTCAGAATTTACGAAATCAACCCTTTTCTTTTCAATTGAGTTTTTCATTACTTTGGCAGGCCCATAGAGaccaaaattagggttttgaacacTAGATTGAACCAGTAACATTTTTTGCGTTCTTGTATATAGTTATATAAGTGTTAAGATATCCCCTTTTTAGCCAATAAAAGTTTCATTATTGTACAAAAATAACAGTATTCTCTACATCATTTGAAAATACAGTCAGAAAAACACTTTCCTGCCTTTTAGGATTTCACGTATTAACCctgttacaaccgcttatcccaaaagcttgaGCTGTTGAAggccacaacaatgtatatcaacacacaaccATCCCACATCCCACACACACGGCTCTGCACGTGACACTGAGGGTAAAAGGCGAAGGGGAACAATAACACACAACACAAACCCCTCGCACATATAAAGGATCGAACACACGAcatcctagctctgataccatgttacaactgTTTATCCTAAAAGCTCGAGCAATTAAATAAGggctacaacaatgtatatcaacacaccCTACACATGCAATACTTGCATCCTTAGAAATTCAACAAAGTCAACTATAAACCAAAACCCCCGGGGGAAAAATTTGGTCCATGCAACAAAGGTCTATGCAAATTAGAAAGATACAGTAGCTCTTACGGCATCTTCACAATTTACCAACTGCAATTTTAAGGGACGCAAATAACAGGGTTTTACAGCCACAATTCTTCATGTAAAATCTAGATTCTCAGGGTTAGAAACACGGAATATGGCTTTAAATGATAATCATTAGTAGCTTAACTGGGTATCAACAGCTTAGAAACATGAAGGGTAAAGGAGTTCGAATGTAAATGAAAATGTACACCAAACACATGTAAAACAAAACGTATTTTTACCTGcccagtcaaattctggaccagCATGCGATGATCATAAGGAAGATGAACACTAGCCCGAATAGCAATGACATTCACATTTGAATCCCCTGTGTTTccatgaaagaagaagaaaataaagcatTCATTGTGTTAATACAGGATAGTAAAAGTGAA harbors:
- the LOC122658467 gene encoding translocon-associated protein subunit alpha-like, giving the protein MAIRVLIFAFLLLASPFLHAVRCQSDSEVEVAEAAEGGGDLGIVGDDIQDYGDGSFSPAPGVDTICVFPKNAAKSVPAGEEAELLVGVNNEGDSNVNVIAIRASVHLPYDHRMLVQNLTGQVFNNASVPPSAQATFPYIFAVNKYLQPGAFDLVGTIIYEIDQQPYQSTFYNGTIEVVEASGFLSIESVFLVTLGVALVGLCGLWMYGQIQSLSKKTKRAQKVEVGTGTTDASMDEWLQGTAYAQSLSKSKKKK